GTCTCTTGGACGATGCGCATCTCTATCGAGACCACTTCACCGATCTTATTACAGAACTGGAGGGAGAGGGCTACCACTCCCCTGAATCAGTTCGAACCCTCGTCGAGAATTCCCAGTTATCACCTGGAACCATTGATCTGGTCGCGAGCGTGTATGAGGAGTTCTACGAGCTCCGTCGAGAAGGTGTCGGGGATGACGTGTACACCCTTAGTGAGGCGTACCGGACGGTCCTCGATAGCGGAGCTTCCCTTACGGAGATCTTCCCTCACGTCGACGTCGTCGTAATCTCTGGATTCTACGACCTGTCCCACCACGAGAAGCGTTTTATTCACCGACTAGCCACCGTATTCCCTGTCTGTATCTCGCTCCCCCTGGCCGACACAGAAACGCCGTCCGGTGGAGCAAACCAGATCACTGCTGACGCGATGGAGACGTACCAGGCAATTGCTGGCCCACCGACCGCTGTCACTCCCGATTCTCCGAGTTCACTCATCGACGCTGCTGGAAAGCTCTATACGCCATCTCCAGGGGTTGACGAGGATACGGCTCCTCCCGACCAGCTTCAATGGTACAGCGCCCCCACACCAGATCGAGAGGTTAGACAAGTTGCTCGAAGGGTGCGGAAACAGCTCGCGGACGGCGCCGACCCCAACGACATTCTGGTTGTCATTCCGGGTCTAATCTCGTATCAGGAGCAAGTCGCCGACGTATTCGAGGCCGCTGGTATCCAGTCGGTCGGGTTTGCGAACAAACTGCTGTATCAGACGTATGCTGGGCGGGCAATGCTCGATCTGGCTGAACTCTGTGTCGACGACCCACGCACAGATACGGTAGCTCGTCTCGCGACGAATCCGCTCGTGACTCTTGGAGGAGCCACCGACGACGTTGATCGGTCCGCTGTTGCTGACCTCGCCCGCCGTCTTCCGACAGTCGATACTGACCGACTTCTCGAGGAACTCGACGATGCCTCCGCTGAGGTGTTGGAGAACCTCTTCCAGGTCGCCGACGATGCTGAGGCCGCGGAGGCCGACGACGTCGTTGAAGCCGTGCACACTGTGTTCGAAACCGTCGATCTCTCTGAAAACGTCGACTCTATCGAAGAAGATGCGGCGTCATTCGATGCTCGAATGGAGGTCGCGTCCTACAATCGGGTCGAGAGGGTGTTTGATGCGATCGAATTCGTGGCTGAGCGCTTTGGAATAGACGAGCCAATCGAAGAAGTGGCCGATGCACTTGAGAAGGTGCGGGTTCCCCCACCGAGTCAATCTACACAGGATGTCGTCGAGATCGTTGGTCCACGCGATGCCTACATGCAGTCCTATTCGCACCTGTATTTCGTCGGGTTGACCGAGCAGGACTTCCCCGTCGAGAAGGATCGACCTCTCTTTTTCGAGCGTCTGTTCGACGACATCCCCGACCTCTCGTTCACCGATGACCGAGCTGAGTCCCGCTACCAGTTTGCTACCTTGCTCTCAGGTGCCGAGAGCGTCTACATTACGACCCCCGAGACATCATTTGATGACGATGACCTGCTTGAGTCGTCGATTCTCGATGAACTCGCTCGAGTAACTGGCCTTGAGCCAACGCCTGATGATCTTGGGAATGCCGTTCCCGAAGATGTCCAGCGGGCCCTTCGTCATCACCGAGATAGGGAGGGACGGGAGGAAGCCGTTAAGCACGCTGCTGACTCCGGAGTATTCTCGCGACAGCAGGCCGAGCGCGTCGTGGCGGGTACGAGGTGCGCTGAAAGTCGAGCTGACGCCGGACTATCCGCCCACGATGCACAGCTTGATCCCGAATTGGTCTCGGAGCTCCACGGTGAACGTGGGCCGTACAGCCCGACGCAGCTGAAAGATTACGCTCAGTGTGGGCACGCCTACTATATGAAACGGATACTGGGCATCGAAGCGCCCGACGAGTTCCATCTCGAGCCTCAGAAAGTCGATCTCGGGAGCCTCGTCCACGATATCTTCGAGGAGTTCTATCGCGGGCTCCAGGATGACCACGGCGATCCAGTTGACCTCAGTGAATATGATCGAGAATTCCTCGAAGAACAGCTGTTGGAGCAGACACGAGATAGCCTTGCTGACTCCGACATCGACTTCGACGACGTGTTCTATAAACGGTGGCTGGAACAGCTCCTTGCTGGGCTCGCGACGCCCGACGTGAACGAGTACTTCGGTGATGATCGACCTCATCAGGGAATCGATCGAGGACTCTTCGTCCGGTTCCTTGATGCGGAGCACGACGACAACGACGATGTTCCGGCATGGTTTGAGGTGCCGATGGACTTCTCGGATTCGGAAGAGGGCGAGATCACGGTGACGACGCCGGATGGAAGAGAGATATCCGTCGGGGGATTCATCGACCGCGTGAGCCTTCGCGAACAGGACGATGGTACCATCGAAGGATTAGTTCACGACTACAAGACGAGCGACCCAGAAACCATTCAGACAATCGACGGTATCGAATTTCAGCTCCCGCTCTATATACTTGCCACACGAGCAGAACTAGCAGCCCGATACGAGGATACACTTGCCGATGTGGACGGGGAATTCTATGTAACGGAGCCCCCGACAGAGATTACTCGAAAGTGGAGTCTTCGATACTACCTTGAACGGAACGATGGAACTGACGAGGACTACGAGCGGTTCCTCACAGAAACCGTCCCATCGCGAGTTGGCGAGGTAGCTGACGGCATCGAGAATGGTGCTTTCCAAACGACCACGCTTTCGCCGAAAGAAGCGGGCTGTCGCTACTGTGACTATCGGGACATCTGCGATGTTCGACACCACCAACGACAAGAGATAATCCAAGAGATGGATCGCTCCGATTCGTCCGGTTATATCCCACAGAGGGCGCGAGATGGGTCGTTCTTGGATACGCTTGGGGGTGAAGACGGATGACGGGTATCGACGATGCGCCAGCGTCGACGGACGACGAAGGCGAAGAGGAGCTCTCCCCAACAACTGAACAGGAGGAGGCTCTGGAACTCGATCAGAATATCGCGATTACCGCTGGGGCAGGCACTGGAAAGACCACAACCTTGACTCTCCGTTACCTCGAGATGCTGGAGTCCGACCCCGACATCGGGCCCGAGAACATCGCGACGATCACGTTTACGAACGATGCCGCGAATGAGATGCGGGAGCGTATCCGGGAAGAAGTAGCTGAGCGTCTCAGTGAGGTCCCCGAATCAGACGAGTACGACTACAGTCGATGGCGCAGCATCAAGGACGATTTGGAAGACGGCTATATTCATACCATCCACGGCTTCTGTTCTCGGCTGCTCCGCGAGTACGTCGTCGAAGCCCCGGTCCAACCCGAGTTCGACACGCTGGACGAGGCCGATTCCAAGGTGTTGATGCAGGAGGTGGTCAGGGAGACGATTGACGCTCGCTGGGAAACGGATGAGGATATTCGCCGCCTCGCTCGACTCTGGAGTCGAGATTCTCTTGAGCAGGTTCTGGCCGGTCTACTCAACAGCCGCCCGATGAGTACTGAATGGGCGAATCGCTGGGAAGACGAGTCCGTAGATGCATATTTGGACCATGTCTGGAGGACGTTCTATCCGACGGATCAGGAGACTGCTGAGGATTACCTTAGCGACCCGTCAGTACAGGCCGCTTTGAACACCATTTGCGACCTCTACGACCAAGAATTCGACATCGATCCTAGTGATAACGGGATGGATTTCCTGGAGACCGTCTCTACTATCGCACGTGAAACCGGAATTCACACCGGCGAGGCAGAAGGAAGAGAGTGGCAACGAGCCTTCGACGTTATTTGTGACCGACTGACGACTGGGAGTGGTAGCAGATACAGCCGACGTCACTGGTACCGGGGGTCCAAGTCGAGCTGGAGTGCTCACGAGGGCGAGCAGGAGCAATTAGACGCAGCTGCAGATGCGCTTCTGGAAGCGATCGAACCTGAGGAGCGAGAGTTCATCGGCGGTCTCGATACCGAGTGGAACAGTAGTCATTACGTCCTGAGCCTTGCTCGGCTCTACTGCACTGTTCTGGACGAATACACACAGACGAAATCGGATCAGAATGCTCTGGACTATCACGACCTCATCCAGACCTGCATCGAGTTCCTGAACGCGGACGACCGCGTCTGCGAGCAAGTTCAGTCACAGTTCGAGTACGTAATGGTCGACGAGATGCAGGATACTGACCTGCTCCAGTGGGAGCTCATCAAACTCTTGACTGCCGGCGATACCGATGATTTTGACGCTCAGAACGTCTTCTTGGTCGGTGACGAGAAACAGAGCATCTACCGATTCCGTGGCGCCGACGTGACCACCTTCGGTTCGGCTCGTGAGGACCTCGCTGCGGCTAATCCGGACGATGTCGAGACTACCAAGCAGCTCAGAGGCAATTTCCGCACGATTCAGGAGACGCGGGAGTTCCTGAACGCGCTCTTCGACAAGGTATTCGAGCCGATGGGCGACGAGTACCGCGACTATGAAGCCAAGCCGCAGGAACTTACGGATGAACGCCGGCAGGGACGTGATGTCACCGGATCAGTCGAGTACCTGCTCGTGCCTGACGATGACGTCCCGGAACTCCACGGTACCGATTACTTGAATCAAACTCCTCGATTCGCTGGGCACGGCGAACGAGAAGCTCACGCGCTTGCCAGCCGTCTCACCTCGTTACTGGACGATCCTCCGGAAGTCTACGATGACGACGAGGAATGCCTTCGACCTGCGAAACCCGAAGACGTCACCATCCTGTTGCGCGCTCGCACCCGGCTCAAGGAGCACGAACGAGCGCTGGATGCATACGGAATTCCGTATACTGTCGTTTCGGGTACTGGGTTCTGGGACGCCCCCGAGATCACAGCCTTGGTCAATCTGTTTAGGTTCTTCGAGAACCCGGACGACGACATCGCTCTCTACGGTGTCCTCCGGTCGCCACTGTTTGGTTTCCCCGATGAGGATCTCGCCCGACTCCACTCCGAGGATCAGCCACTCTGGATTGCTCTCCAGACAGCTGAGGATGATCTCGGCGACGCTGCCCGTCTCCTAGACGAGTGGCGGCAGATCGCTGCTGTCAACGACGATGTAACGGTTGACACGACTGTTCCGTGGGGAACGTTGCTTTCCCGGATTATCGACGATACCGGGTATATCGCCAGTGTCGGGGCAGATGAACGCCCGCGACAGGCGGCAGTGAATATCAACAGGTTCCGCGAACAGGTTCGCGCCTGGGAAGAGGGTGGCGTCAAGACTGTCTCGGAACTCCTCACGCGAATCGACCGTCGGAAGGAAATCGAATCCCACGCTGACGAAGCGACTATTCCCGAAGATGCTGACGGCGTCCAGATTCGAACAATCCACTCGGCGAAGGGGCTTGAGTTCCCTATCGTCGCAATTCCAGAAGTGGGCACCGAGTTCAACTTTCAGGGGGATGTCGACGACTACGGGAAAGTCTACCTCGACGAGCTTGACGTCGGGGATGGCGAGTCAGAACCCGTGCTCGGTCTGAAAGCTCCGTCAGCCGACGATCCCTATGAGCACCAGAATACGCTCGCTCGGACGCGGCTTCAGGAGGAGGTCCGAATGCAGGAACGAGCTGAACTGAAGCGTCTCCTCTACGTCGCAGCGACGCGGGCCCGTGACCACCTGCTCTTCAGCGGCGTTCACTCTACCGACGCTGATGAGGAGGATGGCTTGGGGTTAGGTGACCCGAATGATGCCGCGGATGCACGATACTGGCGTGATTGGCTCCAACCGATTCTCTTGGAAGACGAGGACGGTGATGCAGGACATATCTTGAGACAGCTCTCCGTCGGGGCAGATCATACGACCACTATCCGTGGGAGCGAATACACAGTTCGAACACCAACCGCTCCTGTCCACGATTGGGACGCGTCAGCGGCAACTGAGCGCGACTACCCTCAGATTGACATTCCTGCTCCAGAACTGTCCACTCCCCCGACGTCGATCACGGCCACGAATTTTGCGAAAGCACTCTCTCCGGATGATACAGCCATCTACACTGACGAACTCGAGGAGGACGCCGCGAGCCTCGAAACGGATGGCCTTCAGGCCAACCATCTGGGAACGATCGTCCACAAGCTCTGTGAGCTACGACCTGCTCGAGACCGGTGGCGCTCCATCGCGGCTCGGCTGGGTTCTGCTTTGGATGATACGGTGACTGATGGGGATTTGGATCGGATCGAAGAGTATACTGAGCGCTGCCTACAGTTCCGTGACGGCGTCGCCGACGACGAGTTGCCGACAACCATCCACGAGGAACTCTCGGTTGTGACGCGATTGGAAGCCGGCCGAATCGTCGGCGATATCGACCTGCTTCTAGTCAGTCCAGACAGCTACCACGTTATCGACTACAAGACGAACGACACCTCTCAACGGTCGGTCGACGACCTCGCAGAGAAGTACTGGCCACAACTCGAAGTGTATGCAGCTGCCCTCTACCAGAACGACGATTCCCGAATCGTTCACACCACGCTGTACTTTGCCGACGCTGATGAGCATCGGACCACGACCCACGACATGCTTTCGTTGGATATTCTTGGTGATGACCTGAACACACAACTTGAGGGGTTAACGCAGTCCGACGGCGCCGCAGTCCGAGGAGAATCGAGCAATTTCTGAGCTAGTCCAGGATCACCAACGCTATTCCTGCTCTGGAACTCCTCTACCCCCAATTCCTATTCTCAACCCTCGGAATTTAAAGCGAAAACTTATATCACTCGACAAGGCGTACACACGTAATAGCGTATGACTCGATGGCGAGCGAAGCGCCGGTACGAGGCAAACCGGCGGTTCGGCGAGCGTGCAGATGAGGCGCTCGTAGCCATCTCTATCCTCAAAGCTAAGCGCGACGGCATCGATCTCGAGCAGAGTGAGGACGACTTGCGAGCGAAACTTGAATCAGGCCGCCACCTACTTGAGCAAATTCGCGACGCGCTCGATGAAGATCCGAACGCTGACCCGTATGAATTAGCCATCGCTGAGCAGATTCAGGAGAACGCGATTACTGCACGCTCCCGGTTGGTCGGCGATTTCGATGACCTGATTGAGGTCATGGAAGCCGCTGAAGAGACCCTCACCTATCAACAGGGTCTTGATGACGTCCGTGAAAAGTTGAAGGAGATCTCGGAGACCGCGAACCGCACTTCTCGAGATAGTATCAATCGTATGCGGGGTACTCTTGCCAACGGAACTCGCTGAGTCCCAAGTTGCGTTTCTTCGGGGCAAATTCGAGGCCGCCCGCGAAGTCTTGGATTCTCTCGATACTCGGATTCCTGTGACAGATTCGATTTACAGCTCCGTGGAGGATGGATTCGATAATATCGAGGAAACGCGTTCTCTCTACGAGCGAGCGTACGACCAGGAACCGGATGCAGAAGCGACTCACGAACTGTATGAAGAGTATCTAGGAGCCATCGATACTGTTGCCCTAGAGCTCCAAGTTCTGGAGACGGAACTTGTTTACTTAGATCTACATCAGTATCAACGCAATTCGGCTACATCTGGCCGGCTTGACCATGCATCGTCGATCTCATCTGAGCTCGAGGATGCATTTGGAATCGATATTACAGTCCTCCCGGTGATCTGGAATGGATTTGCGATCGATCCTCTTGATGAAAATATTCCTGCGACTGGTGATCTGAGCCAAATTTACGCCCTCATCCTCCCTAGAACCCAGAGTGACCCAGAGGTCTATGCCCCGATATTCGCCCATGAAATCGCGCATGCGGTCTTGGACCGACACGACGAACTAAGGACGGGCTTCAATAATGCCGTAAGAGAAATCCAGGGACGAACCCGGCAAGAGATTGATGATGAGGCTCAGTTTGCACGCTCGTGGCGGGCTTGGTTTGAGGAACTGTTTTGTGATGTCTGTGGAGTATTGACTTTTGGGCCGTCTTATCTCGCTTCGCTTGTTAGGCACCTTCATCATTCCAATCCGTATTATATTGAGGAGGATCCAGATGGAGACCTACATCCACCGCCTGCACTTCGGTTCGATCTTGTGATGGATCTCTCTGACGAGTACTTCCCGAACCTTCTGAACGGGATTCGAGATGACCGTATCGCGTTCGAACGCCACCTCGATGCTCTGGAACACAGTCAGCCTCGAATATACGACACCTACGACTACGGTGAGCTCAGGACATTCATTACACAAGAGGTTCCGGCATCGGTCGATCATGATCTCGAGGCACTCGTCGACGACATCACAGCCGGTGTGACTCCTGATGACCGGCCGGAACGATCTCACCGGTTAGCCGCAAACCAATATTGGCTGGATACCTATCCACCTTAGAACGGCGGGTAGGTGAGGCGTGAAACACGGTCGTGACTGAGACGACTATTCATTCTCCGAGTGAGGTACACCGTCAGAGGGTCTTTGATTCCCTTTGAAGGCGCGCCCCAATTCAGTTCCGAGAGATAGAACGCATCCCGTCCGACTGAGTAAATGTCGAAATCTCCCTCTTCAACGGAAATCTCACAGAGAA
The DNA window shown above is from Halostella salina and carries:
- a CDS encoding PD-(D/E)XK nuclease family protein codes for the protein MANGCDFLTSPSFDALQSEVFERVAEQAGGEPGSILYIENNDHRTDEVADAWAETYQPLRLRVTDFNTVVGECYERIADPSSLLDALTRRRLIDRALRTAADRGLLDDAHLYRDHFTDLITELEGEGYHSPESVRTLVENSQLSPGTIDLVASVYEEFYELRREGVGDDVYTLSEAYRTVLDSGASLTEIFPHVDVVVISGFYDLSHHEKRFIHRLATVFPVCISLPLADTETPSGGANQITADAMETYQAIAGPPTAVTPDSPSSLIDAAGKLYTPSPGVDEDTAPPDQLQWYSAPTPDREVRQVARRVRKQLADGADPNDILVVIPGLISYQEQVADVFEAAGIQSVGFANKLLYQTYAGRAMLDLAELCVDDPRTDTVARLATNPLVTLGGATDDVDRSAVADLARRLPTVDTDRLLEELDDASAEVLENLFQVADDAEAAEADDVVEAVHTVFETVDLSENVDSIEEDAASFDARMEVASYNRVERVFDAIEFVAERFGIDEPIEEVADALEKVRVPPPSQSTQDVVEIVGPRDAYMQSYSHLYFVGLTEQDFPVEKDRPLFFERLFDDIPDLSFTDDRAESRYQFATLLSGAESVYITTPETSFDDDDLLESSILDELARVTGLEPTPDDLGNAVPEDVQRALRHHRDREGREEAVKHAADSGVFSRQQAERVVAGTRCAESRADAGLSAHDAQLDPELVSELHGERGPYSPTQLKDYAQCGHAYYMKRILGIEAPDEFHLEPQKVDLGSLVHDIFEEFYRGLQDDHGDPVDLSEYDREFLEEQLLEQTRDSLADSDIDFDDVFYKRWLEQLLAGLATPDVNEYFGDDRPHQGIDRGLFVRFLDAEHDDNDDVPAWFEVPMDFSDSEEGEITVTTPDGREISVGGFIDRVSLREQDDGTIEGLVHDYKTSDPETIQTIDGIEFQLPLYILATRAELAARYEDTLADVDGEFYVTEPPTEITRKWSLRYYLERNDGTDEDYERFLTETVPSRVGEVADGIENGAFQTTTLSPKEAGCRYCDYRDICDVRHHQRQEIIQEMDRSDSSGYIPQRARDGSFLDTLGGEDG
- a CDS encoding UvrD-helicase domain-containing protein, giving the protein MTGIDDAPASTDDEGEEELSPTTEQEEALELDQNIAITAGAGTGKTTTLTLRYLEMLESDPDIGPENIATITFTNDAANEMRERIREEVAERLSEVPESDEYDYSRWRSIKDDLEDGYIHTIHGFCSRLLREYVVEAPVQPEFDTLDEADSKVLMQEVVRETIDARWETDEDIRRLARLWSRDSLEQVLAGLLNSRPMSTEWANRWEDESVDAYLDHVWRTFYPTDQETAEDYLSDPSVQAALNTICDLYDQEFDIDPSDNGMDFLETVSTIARETGIHTGEAEGREWQRAFDVICDRLTTGSGSRYSRRHWYRGSKSSWSAHEGEQEQLDAAADALLEAIEPEEREFIGGLDTEWNSSHYVLSLARLYCTVLDEYTQTKSDQNALDYHDLIQTCIEFLNADDRVCEQVQSQFEYVMVDEMQDTDLLQWELIKLLTAGDTDDFDAQNVFLVGDEKQSIYRFRGADVTTFGSAREDLAAANPDDVETTKQLRGNFRTIQETREFLNALFDKVFEPMGDEYRDYEAKPQELTDERRQGRDVTGSVEYLLVPDDDVPELHGTDYLNQTPRFAGHGEREAHALASRLTSLLDDPPEVYDDDEECLRPAKPEDVTILLRARTRLKEHERALDAYGIPYTVVSGTGFWDAPEITALVNLFRFFENPDDDIALYGVLRSPLFGFPDEDLARLHSEDQPLWIALQTAEDDLGDAARLLDEWRQIAAVNDDVTVDTTVPWGTLLSRIIDDTGYIASVGADERPRQAAVNINRFREQVRAWEEGGVKTVSELLTRIDRRKEIESHADEATIPEDADGVQIRTIHSAKGLEFPIVAIPEVGTEFNFQGDVDDYGKVYLDELDVGDGESEPVLGLKAPSADDPYEHQNTLARTRLQEEVRMQERAELKRLLYVAATRARDHLLFSGVHSTDADEEDGLGLGDPNDAADARYWRDWLQPILLEDEDGDAGHILRQLSVGADHTTTIRGSEYTVRTPTAPVHDWDASAATERDYPQIDIPAPELSTPPTSITATNFAKALSPDDTAIYTDELEEDAASLETDGLQANHLGTIVHKLCELRPARDRWRSIAARLGSALDDTVTDGDLDRIEEYTERCLQFRDGVADDELPTTIHEELSVVTRLEAGRIVGDIDLLLVSPDSYHVIDYKTNDTSQRSVDDLAEKYWPQLEVYAAALYQNDDSRIVHTTLYFADADEHRTTTHDMLSLDILGDDLNTQLEGLTQSDGAAVRGESSNF